The Amycolatopsis mongoliensis genome includes a window with the following:
- a CDS encoding ABC transporter permease, giving the protein MRTARFAATRFAGMLLVLLVVAFVTFVVFYVLPADPARMACGRPCSPESLALAREFMGYDVPWYQQFLDFLGGIFGGRTFGTGAAAIHCTAPCFGYDFQNNVDVLGEIGSRVGVSFSVALGAAAIWIVAGVGLGVLSALRRGTAVDRVTMAAAMAGVSMPAYLAGMIGITIFAFALDVVPKNGYVPLTEDPAQWAWHLVLPWFVLAFLHAAIYARLTRGQMLETLGEDYIRTAWAKGLTERKVVGRHALRNVLLPVVTVFGVDLGSLLAGTVITERIFGMAGVGRLLVDAISSLNLPVLLGVTLFSALLVTVLNFLVDLCYGALDPRARLV; this is encoded by the coding sequence ATGCGCACCGCCCGCTTCGCCGCGACCCGCTTCGCCGGGATGCTGCTGGTCCTGCTCGTCGTCGCCTTCGTGACGTTCGTGGTGTTCTACGTCCTGCCCGCCGACCCGGCGCGGATGGCGTGCGGCCGCCCGTGCTCGCCGGAGAGCCTCGCGCTGGCGCGGGAGTTCATGGGCTACGACGTGCCGTGGTACCAGCAGTTCCTCGACTTCCTCGGCGGGATCTTCGGCGGCCGCACGTTCGGCACCGGTGCCGCCGCGATCCACTGCACCGCACCGTGCTTCGGCTACGACTTCCAGAACAACGTCGACGTCCTCGGCGAGATCGGCAGCCGGGTCGGGGTCAGCTTCTCGGTCGCGCTCGGCGCGGCCGCGATCTGGATCGTCGCCGGCGTCGGGCTCGGCGTGCTTTCCGCGCTGCGCCGCGGCACGGCCGTCGACCGGGTCACGATGGCCGCCGCGATGGCCGGCGTGTCCATGCCTGCCTACCTGGCCGGGATGATCGGGATCACGATCTTCGCGTTCGCCCTCGACGTCGTCCCGAAGAACGGGTACGTGCCGCTGACCGAGGATCCCGCGCAGTGGGCGTGGCACCTCGTGCTGCCGTGGTTCGTGCTGGCGTTCCTGCACGCGGCGATCTACGCCCGGCTCACCCGCGGCCAGATGCTCGAAACCCTCGGCGAGGACTACATCCGCACCGCGTGGGCGAAAGGCCTCACCGAGCGCAAGGTGGTGGGGCGGCACGCGCTGCGCAACGTGCTGCTGCCGGTGGTCACCGTGTTCGGCGTCGACCTCGGCTCGCTGCTGGCCGGGACGGTGATCACCGAACGGATCTTCGGCATGGCCGGGGTCGGCCGGCTGCTCGTCGACGCGATCTCGTCGCTCAACCTGCCGGTGCTCCTCGGCGTGACGCTGTTCTCCGCGCTGCTGGTCACGGTCCTGAACTTCCTGGTCGATCTCTGCTACGGCGCGCTCGATCCGCGAGCCCGCCTCGTCTGA